From Candidatus Zixiibacteriota bacterium, the proteins below share one genomic window:
- a CDS encoding AAA family ATPase, which yields DLFDQGKKSAPCIIFIDEIDAVGRLRGAGLGGGHDEREQTLNQLLVEMDGFESNDGVILVAATNRPDVLDPALLRPGRFDRQIVVNLPDIKGREGILKVHMKKINVSDDVDIRVIARGTPGMSGADLANVVNEAALLAARRNAEKVAMVDLEMAKDKVMMGAERRSLVISDEEKRTTAYHEAGHALVGKLIPKADPVYKVTIIPRGLALGVTSFLPTEEKHTYSKEYLETKLIYLMGGRAAEKLVFDQLTTGAGNDIERATDLARRMVCAWGMSENLGPLTFGKAREEIFLGREIAQHRDYSEKTAQQIDEEVRRIVERSYAQAEEILQGNLDKLHLLATALLEHEILDSDEIDRILRGEKLAKQPLNAKQP from the coding sequence GACCTGTTCGATCAAGGCAAGAAAAGCGCGCCGTGCATCATCTTCATCGATGAAATCGACGCGGTCGGCCGGTTGCGCGGCGCGGGTCTGGGCGGCGGTCATGATGAACGCGAGCAGACGCTGAATCAGCTGCTGGTGGAGATGGACGGTTTTGAGTCCAATGACGGTGTGATTCTGGTGGCCGCGACCAACCGTCCCGACGTGCTGGATCCAGCGTTGTTGCGTCCGGGCCGTTTTGACCGGCAGATCGTGGTGAACCTGCCCGACATCAAGGGGCGCGAGGGGATTCTCAAGGTGCACATGAAGAAGATCAACGTCTCCGACGACGTGGATATCCGCGTGATTGCGCGCGGTACGCCGGGGATGTCGGGCGCGGATCTGGCGAACGTCGTCAACGAGGCCGCCCTGCTGGCGGCGCGGCGCAACGCCGAGAAGGTTGCGATGGTCGACCTGGAGATGGCCAAGGACAAGGTCATGATGGGCGCGGAGCGGCGGTCGCTGGTGATTTCCGACGAGGAGAAGCGGACGACGGCGTACCACGAGGCGGGCCATGCGCTGGTCGGGAAGCTGATTCCGAAGGCCGATCCGGTGTACAAGGTGACGATCATCCCGCGCGGGTTAGCGCTGGGGGTGACCAGTTTTCTGCCGACAGAAGAGAAGCACACGTATTCGAAGGAATACCTCGAGACCAAGCTGATCTATCTGATGGGCGGACGCGCGGCCGAGAAGCTCGTGTTCGACCAGTTGACGACGGGCGCCGGCAACGACATCGAGCGGGCGACCGACCTGGCACGGCGGATGGTGTGCGCGTGGGGGATGAGCGAGAATCTCGGGCCACTGACCTTTGGCAAGGCGCGCGAGGAGATTTTTCTCGGCCGCGAAATTGCGCAGCATCGCGATTACTCGGAGAAGACCGCGCAGCAGATCGATGAGGAGGTGCGGCGGATCGTCGAGCGCTCCTACGCGCAGGCGGAGGAAATCCTGCAGGGCAACCTCGACAAGTTGCACTTGCTGGCGACGGCGCTGCTGGAGCATGAGATTCTCGACAGTGATGAAATCGACCGCATCCTGCGCGGCGAGAAACTGGCCAAGCAGCCGCTGAACGCCAAGCAACCATGA
- the folP gene encoding dihydropteroate synthase produces the protein MADAADILYQPDRIIVMGVVNTTPDSFSDGGQFLDADRAVAQALRLAAEGADIIDIGGESTRPGAEPVAEEEEIRRVIPVIERLARASDVAISIDTVKARVAQLALQAGAKIVNDISALQADEEMAATVAQAGAGVILMHRRGTPQTMQANTNYDDLVAEVREALAQAIARAEDAGCDPRRIMIDPGIGFGKSLEGNLDLIRSIKTFASLGKPVLIGASRKSFVGRITGAEAPDRLGGSLAAAVAAVLNGAAAVRAHDVKETRQAVDVAIRLRGRQ, from the coding sequence ATGGCGGACGCCGCGGACATTCTTTATCAACCGGATCGCATAATTGTTATGGGAGTGGTCAACACCACTCCCGATTCATTTTCGGACGGCGGGCAATTTCTTGATGCCGACCGGGCGGTCGCCCAGGCGTTGCGGCTGGCGGCAGAGGGCGCGGATATCATCGACATTGGCGGCGAATCGACGCGTCCCGGCGCGGAGCCAGTGGCGGAAGAGGAAGAAATCCGACGGGTGATTCCGGTGATCGAGCGGCTGGCGCGCGCGAGCGATGTCGCGATTTCGATCGATACGGTAAAGGCGCGGGTGGCGCAGCTGGCTTTGCAAGCGGGGGCGAAGATCGTCAACGACATTTCGGCGCTGCAGGCGGACGAAGAGATGGCGGCGACGGTGGCGCAGGCGGGCGCGGGCGTGATTTTGATGCATAGGCGCGGCACGCCGCAAACGATGCAGGCGAATACGAATTACGACGACCTGGTTGCGGAGGTGCGGGAGGCGCTGGCGCAAGCGATTGCGCGGGCAGAGGACGCCGGCTGTGATCCACGGCGGATCATGATTGATCCGGGAATCGGATTCGGCAAGAGTCTTGAGGGAAACCTTGATCTCATTCGCTCAATCAAAACATTTGCCAGTCTGGGCAAACCGGTGCTAATTGGAGCATCGCGCAAGTCGTTCGTCGGAAGGATAACGGGCGCGGAGGCGCCGGACCGATTGGGCGGCTCGCTGGCGGCAGCCGTGGCGGCAGTGCTGAACGGCGCGGCAGCAGTGCGCGCGCACGATGTCAAGGAGACCCGGCAGGCGGTGGATGTGGCGATTCGCCTGCGCGGAAGGCAGTGA
- a CDS encoding TIGR00159 family protein → MELFTYKFLKFTLVDLIDVVVVAAIFYKFLSLLRGTRAAQMVTGLTMLFVVAFFAYWFQLQGLMWLFTNLATVGFIVLIILFQPEIRGALAQIGHSRLVRLFYRGEPTASIDEIVRAVIRMAVLKHGALIVIERSVGLKDFIQSGKELNTTVSEEMITTIFTPYTPLHDGAIIVRGDTIIAAACTLPVSQNPAYIKLFGMRHKAAIGITEESDAVCVVVSEETGEVSIAFEGALRRDVENVQLKEVLTRFLKS, encoded by the coding sequence ATGGAACTGTTTACCTACAAATTCCTCAAGTTCACGCTGGTCGATTTGATCGACGTCGTCGTGGTCGCGGCGATTTTCTACAAGTTTCTTTCGCTGTTGCGCGGGACGCGGGCGGCGCAAATGGTGACCGGCCTGACGATGCTGTTCGTGGTGGCGTTTTTCGCCTACTGGTTCCAGTTGCAGGGGCTGATGTGGTTATTTACGAATCTGGCGACGGTCGGATTTATCGTGCTGATCATCCTGTTCCAGCCGGAGATTCGCGGCGCGCTGGCGCAGATCGGGCACTCGCGCCTGGTGCGGTTGTTCTACCGCGGTGAACCGACGGCCAGTATCGACGAGATCGTGCGGGCGGTGATCCGGATGGCCGTCTTGAAGCACGGGGCGCTGATCGTGATTGAGCGCTCGGTGGGGCTGAAGGATTTTATCCAGAGCGGCAAGGAGCTGAATACGACGGTGTCGGAGGAAATGATCACGACGATTTTCACGCCGTACACGCCGCTGCACGACGGGGCGATCATCGTGCGCGGGGACACGATCATTGCCGCGGCGTGCACGCTGCCGGTTTCGCAGAATCCGGCGTACATCAAGTTGTTCGGAATGCGGCACAAGGCGGCGATCGGGATTACGGAAGAGTCGGATGCGGTGTGCGTGGTGGTCAGCGAAGAGACGGGGGAGGTTTCGATTGCGTTTGAAGGGGCGCTGCGGCGCGATGTCGAAAATGTGCAGTTGAAGGAAGTGCTGACGCGGTTCTTGAAGAGTTAG
- a CDS encoding DNA recombination protein RmuC: MSVLLALALGVVLGAAITWLVMRRRETDARAIAEELLRDNEARKQAELDRVIEHVKQSFGNLSAEALSKANEDFLRTRKSLLESDRQTHAQELDSKKTLIDAQLQSMGNELQKVETLIKEYESDRAIKFGQLDSGLKAQNEQVQRLAQTASSLREALASTKARGQWGERMAEDVLRLAGFVEGVNYEKQKTLGGGSRPDFTFPLPQGLMLNMDVKFPLDNYMRYLEAASDGDRSRHRADFIRDIRSHVKAVTGREYINPAEHTVDYVLVFIPNEQVYSFIHEIDRTLLDDALKSKVILCSPLSLYAILAVIRQASDNFAFEQASEQILTAVAAMQKQWQMFVDKMEAMGKKIDESQKAFQELVTTRRRQLDRAFDKVEDLRSQRGLPLLEDDSEQ, encoded by the coding sequence GTGTCGGTACTACTAGCTTTGGCCCTGGGTGTGGTTCTTGGGGCTGCGATTACGTGGCTGGTGATGCGGCGCCGGGAAACGGACGCGCGCGCCATAGCCGAGGAATTGCTGCGTGACAACGAGGCGAGGAAGCAGGCGGAGCTGGACCGCGTGATTGAGCACGTCAAGCAGAGCTTCGGCAACTTATCGGCGGAGGCGCTGAGCAAAGCCAATGAGGACTTCCTGCGGACCCGCAAATCGCTGTTGGAGTCGGATCGGCAAACGCACGCACAGGAACTGGATTCGAAAAAGACGCTGATCGACGCACAGTTGCAGAGCATGGGCAACGAATTGCAGAAGGTCGAGACACTGATCAAGGAGTACGAAAGCGATCGCGCGATCAAGTTCGGCCAGTTGGATTCGGGTCTGAAAGCGCAGAACGAGCAGGTGCAGCGGCTGGCGCAGACGGCAAGTTCACTGCGCGAGGCACTGGCCAGTACCAAGGCGCGCGGACAGTGGGGCGAACGGATGGCCGAGGATGTATTGCGGCTGGCGGGATTCGTCGAAGGGGTTAACTACGAGAAGCAGAAGACGCTGGGCGGCGGCTCGCGGCCGGATTTCACCTTCCCGCTGCCGCAGGGTCTGATGCTCAACATGGATGTGAAGTTTCCGCTCGACAACTATATGCGCTACCTCGAGGCGGCGAGCGATGGCGACCGCAGTCGGCATCGAGCCGACTTCATCCGCGACATCCGCAGCCACGTCAAGGCAGTGACGGGGCGGGAGTATATTAATCCGGCTGAGCACACGGTAGATTATGTGCTGGTTTTTATTCCGAACGAGCAGGTGTACTCATTCATTCACGAGATTGACCGCACATTGCTGGACGATGCGTTGAAGAGCAAAGTGATCCTGTGCTCACCGCTGTCGCTGTATGCAATCCTCGCGGTGATTCGGCAGGCGAGCGACAATTTTGCGTTTGAGCAGGCGTCGGAGCAAATTCTCACCGCGGTGGCCGCGATGCAGAAGCAGTGGCAGATGTTCGTCGACAAGATGGAAGCGATGGGGAAGAAGATCGATGAATCGCAGAAGGCGTTTCAGGAGTTGGTGACGACGCGCCGCCGCCAGCTTGACCGTGCCTTTGACAAAGTTGAAGATTTGCGCAGCCAGCGCGGATTGCCGCTGCTTGAAGACGACTCCGAGCAGTAG
- a CDS encoding carboxypeptidase-like regulatory domain-containing protein, whose translation MKRNRIKMSKFILTAAALLGILIAGCSDKSENGNNRVAAQVSVSLLKTSLAERVDQVNLRIYAEDELVGSFSTPVVNGAFSFGSVIVPVGVVTFVLEAVETNVDGPDQILYGGSTERTVAPGSNINVQLTLTPVVPMVRLSPYYIQTVEDQQVTVSIELWNLAGFNQGTFTIGYDNEALTFVSADAANDAWGGLEVSGQTNDGGGVDVSVFRSQGVESMPPGVNELVNLTFMAHIPGLTELTLLSNNLLDADGPLPEVTAGTLVFDGQSILINQTGTSLGTISGTVTNASTGEPLAGATVSVSGPASRSTTTDASGNYAMTNLPFGTYMLSVDLSGYINLQRTIQHQSGVTVERVSLSPLLAEGEYRVVLTWGEVPSDLDAHVWTTISEIVYHIYFGNPGQPDVPPLIALDVDDTDSYGPETITIYDLQADCIFAVHNYSGEGGFDAALTESNARIEVYRGAQRLQTFTVPTSGTGAWWHVFDLTANGEIVAHNTISDLPPDAIVKAAPKKSPAPTK comes from the coding sequence ATGAAACGGAATCGAATCAAAATGTCTAAATTCATTCTCACCGCCGCCGCCCTGCTCGGCATCCTGATTGCCGGCTGCAGCGACAAATCGGAAAACGGCAACAACCGCGTCGCCGCGCAGGTCTCCGTTAGTCTGCTTAAGACCTCACTGGCGGAGCGCGTCGATCAAGTCAACCTGCGCATCTATGCCGAGGACGAACTGGTTGGCAGTTTCTCGACCCCGGTCGTCAACGGCGCTTTCAGCTTCGGCTCGGTCATCGTACCGGTCGGCGTTGTTACGTTCGTGCTGGAAGCCGTCGAAACCAATGTCGACGGCCCCGATCAAATTCTCTACGGCGGCTCGACTGAGCGCACCGTCGCCCCCGGCAGTAATATCAACGTGCAGTTGACACTCACGCCGGTCGTGCCGATGGTGCGGCTGTCGCCGTACTACATCCAAACTGTCGAAGATCAACAGGTCACGGTCAGCATTGAACTCTGGAATCTCGCCGGATTCAACCAGGGCACCTTCACCATCGGCTACGACAACGAGGCGCTGACCTTTGTTAGCGCCGATGCGGCCAATGATGCCTGGGGCGGCCTCGAGGTCAGCGGCCAGACCAATGATGGCGGCGGTGTCGACGTCTCGGTGTTTCGCTCGCAAGGTGTCGAGTCGATGCCGCCGGGCGTCAATGAGTTGGTGAACCTGACCTTCATGGCGCATATCCCTGGCCTGACTGAACTGACGCTGTTGTCCAACAACCTGCTCGATGCCGACGGACCGCTGCCCGAAGTCACAGCGGGGACGCTTGTATTCGACGGCCAGTCGATCCTGATCAATCAGACCGGCACCAGCCTCGGCACAATCAGCGGCACTGTGACCAACGCCTCCACCGGCGAACCCCTCGCGGGCGCTACCGTCAGCGTCAGCGGTCCCGCCAGCCGCTCGACCACCACCGATGCTTCCGGCAATTACGCCATGACCAATCTCCCCTTCGGCACCTACATGCTGTCGGTGGACTTGAGCGGCTACATCAACCTCCAGCGGACGATCCAGCACCAGTCCGGCGTGACCGTCGAACGGGTCAGCCTTAGCCCGCTGCTGGCGGAGGGCGAGTATCGCGTTGTCTTGACCTGGGGCGAAGTCCCATCAGATCTCGATGCCCACGTCTGGACGACCATCAGCGAGATCGTCTACCACATCTACTTTGGCAATCCCGGTCAGCCGGATGTCCCGCCGCTGATCGCCCTCGACGTCGACGACACCGACTCGTACGGCCCCGAGACGATCACGATCTACGACCTGCAGGCCGACTGCATCTTCGCCGTCCACAACTATTCCGGCGAGGGCGGCTTTGATGCGGCTCTGACCGAATCCAACGCGCGCATCGAGGTCTATCGCGGTGCCCAGCGGCTCCAGACGTTTACCGTCCCGACCAGCGGGACCGGCGCCTGGTGGCACGTCTTCGACCTGACCGCCAATGGCGAAATCGTCGCGCACAACACGATTTCCGATCTCCCGCCCGATGCCATTGTCAAAGCAGCGCCGAAGAAATCTCCGGCGCCGACCAAATAG